One Theropithecus gelada isolate Dixy chromosome 3, Tgel_1.0, whole genome shotgun sequence genomic window carries:
- the C3H21orf58 gene encoding LOW QUALITY PROTEIN: uncharacterized protein C21orf58 homolog (The sequence of the model RefSeq protein was modified relative to this genomic sequence to represent the inferred CDS: inserted 1 base in 1 codon), whose protein sequence is MVQSRLTATSLRKPWKLNRQKXSLDSGHSLLCGWSPGGKDSPAGDTGAWAPAKQFFPSSNRTREGGGLRPPLPLQLSPAAPTMLDSSAAEHVTRLTLKLLGQKLEQERQNMEGGPEGLHLEPGNEDRLDDALQTALKRRRDLLQRLREQHLLDELSRAQAWNGASRGALGSALPPELPPTGILPAASPSLLAPDPPRIILPTVTQPPTTIIQQLPQQPLIAQIPPPQAFPTQRSGSIKEDMVELLLLQNAQVHQLVLQNWMLKALPPALQDPPCVPPGVPRAARPRLPVVHHHHHHHHAAWPPGAATVLQPAPSLWTPGPP, encoded by the exons atggtgcaatctcggctcactgcaacctcgctcAGGAAGCCCTGGAAGCTCAACCGCCAGA CTTCTCTTGACTCAGGCCACAGTCTTCTGTGTG gctggtctccaggaGGTAAGGACAGCCCCGCAGGTGACACTGGTGCTTGGGCTCCTGCTAAGCAGTTCTTTCCTTCGAGTAACAGAACCAGGGAGGGAGGTGGGCTGCGGCCTCCCCTGCCCCTACAGTTGTCTCCTGCAGCTCCCACCATGCTGGACTCATCAGCAGCAGAGCACGTGACCCGACTGACGCTGAAGCTTTTGGGACAG AAGCTGGAGCAAGAACGGCAGAACATGGAAGGGGGACCTGAGGGCCTCCACCTCGAGCCAG GAAATGAGGACCGGCTGGACGATGCCCTGCAGACTGCTCTGAAGAGAAGGAGAGACCTTCTGCAGAGACTCCGG GAACAACACCTCCTGGACGAGCTCTCTCGGGCCCAGGCCTGGAACGGGGCAAGCAGAGGAGCCCTCGGATCAGCCCTGCCCCCTGAGCTGCCCCCCACGGGCATCCTACCCGCTGCTTCCCCATCCCTGCTGGCCCCAGACCCGCCAAGGATCATCCTGCCTACG GTCACCCAGCCTCCTACCACCATCATTCAGCAGCTCCCTCAGCAGCCACTCATAGCACAGATTCCTCCTCCCCAGGCCTTCCCTACTCAACGGTCAGGAAGTATTAAGGAAG ATATGGTGGAGCTGCTCCTGCTGCAGAACGCACAGGTGCACCAGTTGGTCCTGCAGAACTGGATGCTCAaggccctgcccccagccctgcag gacCCGCCATGTGTGCCCCCGGGGGTCCCACGAGCTGCCAGGCCAAGGCTGCCCGTcgtgcaccaccaccaccaccaccaccatgctgCGTGGCCACCTGGGGccgccactgtcctccagcccgCCCCCAGCCTGTGGACGCCCGGCCCACCCTGA